A region from the Ptychodera flava strain L36383 chromosome 10, AS_Pfla_20210202, whole genome shotgun sequence genome encodes:
- the LOC139141621 gene encoding leucine-rich repeat-containing protein 74A-like, whose translation MDELTHLDLSHNNIGDSGAKSLSKGMRSMDGLAHLDLSHNNIGDSGAESLSEGMRSMDGLTHLDLSHNNIGDSGAKSLSEGMRSMDGLTHLDLSHNNIGDSGAKSLSEGMRSMDGLAHLDLSHNNIGDSGAESLRKVMG comes from the coding sequence atggatgaacttactcatcttgatcttagtcataataacataggagacagtggtgcaaagagtttgagtaaaGGGATGAGGTCAATGGATGGACTtgctcatcttgatcttagtcataataacataggagacagtggtgcagagagtttgagtgaaggaaTGAGGTCAATggatggacttactcatcttgatcttagtcataataacataggagacagtggtgcaaagagtttgagtgaagggatgaggtCAATGGATGGACTTAcacatcttgatcttagtcataataacataggagacagtggtgcaaagagtttgagtgaagggatgaggtCAATGGATGGACTtgctcatcttgatcttagtcataataacataggagacagtggtgcagagAGTTTGAGAAAAGTGATGGGGTAA